In Paraglaciecola sp. T6c, the sequence ATAGTTTTGGGCATATTTTTGCTGGTGGTTATGCAGCAGGTTATTACAGCTATAAATGGGCTGAGGTGTTGTCATCAGACGCATTTAGTCGATTTGAAGAGGAAGGCATATTTAACCAGCAGGTAGGTCAAGATTTCTTGAACAACATTCTTGAAAAGGGTGGTAGTAAAGAGCCCATGGAATTGTTTGTTGCGTTTAGAGGCCGTGAGCCGAAAGTTGATGCATTATTGCGCCACAGCGGTATTGAAGGGTAAACAAGTAGATTTTTAATGTTAGGAGTCAGGGTGAGCGACAACGTTTTAGCCAATTTGGAACATTATCAGGCCATTTACCAACGTGCCAGCGAACGAAAAGGCGGCCCTGGCGCCGTTGAAAGTTTACTTAGTGACCCCCTTGCCGATAAAGACATCGCCCAATTGGGTGATGATCGTTTCTTAGCTGAATTTAGCAAAAAGGTCTTTCAATCAGGTTTTGTATGGCGAGTGGTACGCAATAAGTGGCCTGAGTTCGAACGTTTGTTTTTCGAATTTAATATCGACAAAGTACTGCTTATGCCGGATGAAATGCTTGAAAAGCGCGCTCAAGATCCAGCCATTATTCGCAACTATAAAAAAGTGCAAACCATTCGCGACAACGCCATCATGATCGACTCTGTTCGCCGTGATCACGACAGTTTTGCGCAGTTTGTCGCTAACTGGCCTGTGGCTGATATCACTGGTCTGTGGGTCTATTTGAAGAAGCATGGCGCTCGCTTAGGTGGCAACACAGGCCCTTACGCGCTGCGTGCATTAGGCAAGGATACTTTTTTGCTGACTCGCGATGTCACGAGTTACTTTAGCCAACGGGATATTATTTCAGGTGGAGTGACATCCAAGCGTAGCCTAAGTGCAATCCAAGCAGCGTTTAATCAGTTACAGGCGCAAAGTGGCCGCTCTATGCAGGCCCTCAGTACGCTTATTGCTATCAGCGTAGGAGACAATTTAGCAGCCTGATCTGCTAGTGTATTAGCGCAAGGCAATAACGCATGTGCCGGTGAATAATCTTTTGCGCCAGTTTAGACGTATAACGCTGTAATTTTTTTAGATTGGCACTGTGAATTTCGATACACTAGCGTCATGAGTTTATTAAGGAATTGACATGAGCGTTAGCGAGCAACACGGGGCTTCAGATACCAGCCACGAGCAAGCCCCAGAATCATCAGAAAAAACCCACTTTGGTTTTCAACAAGTCGATAAGAATGCCAAAGCCTCTATGGTTGCTGAGGTTTTTCAATCGGTCGCCGCGAAATACGACATCATGAACGACGTCATGTCTATGGGTATTCACCGCTTATGGAAACGCTTTACCATAGACTGCAGCGGTGCAAGAGCCGGCCACAAAGTACTCGATTTAGCCGGTGGCACAGGTGACTTAACCGCTAAGTTTTCACGTATTGTAGGCGACAGCGGTGAAGTGGTGTTAGCCGATATCAATGATGCCATGCTACGAGTAGGCCGTGACAAGCTGCGCGACAAAGGCATTGTCAGTAATGTGAAATACGTACAGGCTAACGCCGAAGCCCTGCCCTTTCCTGATAACAGTTTCGATATCATTACTATTGCCTTTGGTCTGCGCAACGTGACCGACAAAGACAAGGCCTTAGCGTCTATGTACCGCGTTTTGAAACCCGGCGGGCGGTTATTGGTGTTGGAGTTTTCAAAACCTACCAGCGAAGTATTGAATAAGGTTTATGATGCCTATTCATTCCATTTACTGCCTAAAATTGGCGAGCTGGTTGCCAAAGACGGTGACAGCTACAAATACTTAGCAGAATCGATTCGCATGCATCCAGAGCAAGATGTGCTGAAAGACATGATGCAAGAAGCCGGTTTTGAGCAAGTGACCTATCACAACCTAACAGGCGGTATTGTTGCTCTGCACCGCGGGTTTAAGTTTTAAATGTTAGTCGGGCAGCTGATAAGCGCGGGCGTTGAGTTAACCCTTAACCAACTTTTGCAGCTCGATCCTGATTGTAAACCTCGCTTAAAAAAGTTAGCGGGCAAACAACTGCAGGTCACTATTAATGAGTTACCTTGGTCTTTACTGTTTACTTTTTCTGAGCAAATTGATGTCAGCGCCTTGCAGCAAGATCAACAGTCAGCACCCGCTGATGCCGCAGCAGATTGCCATATTACTCTTAGTTTAAGCACGCTTAGCGCATTAAGTGACAGCAGTAAAATCAGTCAGCTGATTCAACAAGGAAAGCTAGATTTAGACGGTGATATCGATGTTGCCCAAGGATTTAGCAATCTAATGAAAGAGCTGGATATTGATTGGGAAGAACAGTTATCTAAATACACAGGTGACGTGGTTGCTCATCAAACCTTTAGTAGCGTGAAAGCGTTCTTCAATACGGCTCAACAAGAAGTGGAGAAACTCGCTGACCAGCTCAGCGCGCATTTAACCCAACCTGAAGCCGTCGCGGTGACCGAAATCGAAGTTGCGGATTTTTGTGATCAGGTAAATCACCTACGTAGCGCCAGCGATAGGCTTGAAGCGCGAATCGATCACCTCATTGCCTCACAACAGGATGACCAATAACTCGTGCGGATCCTTCGTTTATACCAAATCAATAAAGTTTTTTTACAACACGGCTTAGATGAACTTATTCCTGACAAGTGGCTGCCTTGGTACGCTAAATTAGGACGCTTCGGCTTTTTCTGGTTGCGTAACAAGCATAAAGATAAATCCCCCGGTGCCCGTATTCGTTTAGCGTTGCAGTCTTTAGGGCCAGTATTTATTAAATTTGGCCAAATGTTGTCTACCCGTAAAGACTTGCTAAGCCAAGACATTGCTAACGAATTGGCCATCCTGCAAGACCAGGTCGAGCCTTTTGACAGCGAGGTAGCTCAGCGAATTATTCGTCATGCGCTTGGCGTCAGCGACCTAAGCGAAGTCTTCAGTGAATTTGAAGAAACACCTTTAGCGTCAGCATCCATCGCCCAAGTGCATGCAGCCAAACTGATTGGTCATAGCGAAGAAGTCGTCGTTAAAGTGATTCGCCCAAATATAGGCTCCGCGATCCATGCTGATATTCAGCTTATGCGCACTTTTGCTAATGCATTACAAAAATTACTGCCAGATGGTAAACGCTTACGCCCGGTTGAAGTTGTCGCAGAATACGAAAAAACGATCATTGGCGAGTTGGACTTACTTAACGAAGCCGCCAATGGCATTCAATTTAAACGTAATTTTGAAGATTCTACCGCGTTATACGTGCCACATATTTACAGTGATTACTGCCATGCAAATGTGATGGTAATGGAACGTATTTATGGCACTCCCATTTCTGATGTTGCCACGTTAGAAGCCCGTGGCACCAATATGAAAAAGCTTGCCGAACGCGGGGTAGAGGTATTTTTCACCCAGGTGTTCAGAGACAGCTTTTTCCATGCTGACATGCACCCCGGCAATATATTTGTCGCCTTGGATAACCCTGACGACCCACAATATATCACCATAGATTACGGTATTGTCGGCACGCTCAATAGCGAAGATAAACGCTACTTAGCGGAAAATTTTATCGCTTTCTTCAATCGCAATTACCGTAAAGTAGCTGAGCTACACGTTGATTCAGGTTGGGTGCCAAGCACCACCAGCATTGATGAATTTGAAGCGTCGATTCGCCGCGTATGCGAGCCCATTTTCCAAAAGCCTCTGGCTGAAATTGAATTCAGTAATGTGCTACTGCAGTTATTTAATACCGCTAGACGCTTCAATATGATTATTCAGCCGCAATTGGTGCTGCTGCAAAAAACCCTGTTGTATATAGAGGGTTTAGGCCGCCAGTTGTACCCGCAATTAGATTTATGGCAAACCGCCAAACCCTTCTTAGAAAATTGGATGCGTGAACAAATTGGCGTAAAAGCCATGTATAACAAGGTTTCAGCGAATTTACCGTTCTGGTCTGAAAAGTTGCCAGAAATTCCCGATTTAGTGTATGACTCTATGCGCCAAATCAAACGCTATCCCGAGCAACAAAAGTTGCAGTTCGAAAAGCAGCAGTGGCAGGTGAAACAGCAACAGCGTAGATTAGTATTTACTATTATTGGAGCAACGTTGTTGGTAGTGTCCAGTGTGATGCCTGTTTACATTCAGCATTGGTGGATACCGGCGAGTATCGCTACATTTGGCGTTTTTAGCTGGTTAATTGCGTGGCGCTGCAGAGTGCCAGAGTAGGCCCTATGAAACTGATAATGAAAGGCACTTTTGGTGTCTTTTTTGCTCTCTGATACGCTCCTTTACGAGTGCCCAAAAAAGCCTTCAACTCGTAGAGCCAAGCCATAAGAGGGCGAGAAATGTTCGTCCCTGCGCAACAAAA encodes:
- a CDS encoding DNA-3-methyladenine glycosylase I, which produces MSDNVLANLEHYQAIYQRASERKGGPGAVESLLSDPLADKDIAQLGDDRFLAEFSKKVFQSGFVWRVVRNKWPEFERLFFEFNIDKVLLMPDEMLEKRAQDPAIIRNYKKVQTIRDNAIMIDSVRRDHDSFAQFVANWPVADITGLWVYLKKHGARLGGNTGPYALRALGKDTFLLTRDVTSYFSQRDIISGGVTSKRSLSAIQAAFNQLQAQSGRSMQALSTLIAISVGDNLAA
- the ubiE gene encoding bifunctional demethylmenaquinone methyltransferase/2-methoxy-6-polyprenyl-1,4-benzoquinol methylase UbiE is translated as MSVSEQHGASDTSHEQAPESSEKTHFGFQQVDKNAKASMVAEVFQSVAAKYDIMNDVMSMGIHRLWKRFTIDCSGARAGHKVLDLAGGTGDLTAKFSRIVGDSGEVVLADINDAMLRVGRDKLRDKGIVSNVKYVQANAEALPFPDNSFDIITIAFGLRNVTDKDKALASMYRVLKPGGRLLVLEFSKPTSEVLNKVYDAYSFHLLPKIGELVAKDGDSYKYLAESIRMHPEQDVLKDMMQEAGFEQVTYHNLTGGIVALHRGFKF
- a CDS encoding ubiquinone biosynthesis accessory factor UbiJ yields the protein MLVGQLISAGVELTLNQLLQLDPDCKPRLKKLAGKQLQVTINELPWSLLFTFSEQIDVSALQQDQQSAPADAAADCHITLSLSTLSALSDSSKISQLIQQGKLDLDGDIDVAQGFSNLMKELDIDWEEQLSKYTGDVVAHQTFSSVKAFFNTAQQEVEKLADQLSAHLTQPEAVAVTEIEVADFCDQVNHLRSASDRLEARIDHLIASQQDDQ
- the ubiB gene encoding ubiquinone biosynthesis regulatory protein kinase UbiB — protein: MRILRLYQINKVFLQHGLDELIPDKWLPWYAKLGRFGFFWLRNKHKDKSPGARIRLALQSLGPVFIKFGQMLSTRKDLLSQDIANELAILQDQVEPFDSEVAQRIIRHALGVSDLSEVFSEFEETPLASASIAQVHAAKLIGHSEEVVVKVIRPNIGSAIHADIQLMRTFANALQKLLPDGKRLRPVEVVAEYEKTIIGELDLLNEAANGIQFKRNFEDSTALYVPHIYSDYCHANVMVMERIYGTPISDVATLEARGTNMKKLAERGVEVFFTQVFRDSFFHADMHPGNIFVALDNPDDPQYITIDYGIVGTLNSEDKRYLAENFIAFFNRNYRKVAELHVDSGWVPSTTSIDEFEASIRRVCEPIFQKPLAEIEFSNVLLQLFNTARRFNMIIQPQLVLLQKTLLYIEGLGRQLYPQLDLWQTAKPFLENWMREQIGVKAMYNKVSANLPFWSEKLPEIPDLVYDSMRQIKRYPEQQKLQFEKQQWQVKQQQRRLVFTIIGATLLVVSSVMPVYIQHWWIPASIATFGVFSWLIAWRCRVPE